A region from the Octopus sinensis unplaced genomic scaffold, ASM634580v1 Contig14724, whole genome shotgun sequence genome encodes:
- the LOC115230175 gene encoding zinc transporter ZIP3-like — translation MDVVAAKIIALVILTALTMMAGLLPVKLVKFVGKSLIKMDGTIQYLLNGSRCFSGGVFLATCFLHLIPETRDKVKEVMKYLGSTSQYPVAELLTMSGFYAVLFVEQIIQLVYRKMRSQSRKMVGGENTNPHTMHNHHPGGSLSMSAPMGNLSSTPLGGFSVSGGLMGSGAGGGMSSGLGNIPNNGTGGCGISGGVLPREILPTTEELSLNSLSNEEYNTGTVIEANVEIQDGVAAEAESIDSISMQEFELKRVVDELKNPDADRHVYIRSIIFIIALSFHGIFEGMTLGLQSLQSNVWTLCFAIAVHRCVLAFGMGYQLTKENEGQGMACFCVGCFTLILGIGIITGISISSSTKLYSHVNVPDAILQSVATGTIFYIIFFDILFKDLQGHDDLRRISCTFVGFCMMAVIFAISRS, via the coding sequence ATGGATGTGGTAGCGGCCAAGATAATAGCCTTGGTTATCCTAACAGCGCTGACCATGATGGCTGGCCTGCTACCGGTGAAATTGGTGAAATTTGTCGGCAAGTCCTTAATTAAAATGGACGGAACCATACAGTACCTTCTTAATGGATCACGTTGTTTTTCTGGTGGCGTATTCCTCGCGACATGTTTTCTACATCTGATACCCGAAACTCGTGATAAGGTGAAAGAAGTGATGAAATACCTCGGCTCCACATCGCAGTACCCGGTCGCTGAATTACTGACAATGTCCGGGTTTTACGCCGTGTTGTTTGTCGAACAAATAATTCAGCTGGTCTACAGAAAAATGCGAAGTCAGTCGCGAAAGATGGTCGGTGGTGaaaacacaaacccacacacgaTGCACAACCATCATCCGGGTGGTAGTCTAAGTATGAGTGCCCCCATGGGAAATCTAAGTTCGACCCCTCTGGGGGGTTTCAGTGTCAGCGGAGGTCTGATGGGCAGTGGTGCCGGCGGTGGTATGAGCAGTGGACTTGGAAATATTCCTAACAACGGAACCGGCGGTTGTGGTATAAGCGGAGGGGTTTTACCTCGGGAAATATTACCCACCACCGAAGAACTCAGCTTAAATTCGCTGTCCAACGAGGAATACAATACAGGAACTGTGATAGAAGCCAACGTCGAAATTCAAGACGGTGTCGCTGCCGAGGCTGAATCAATTGACTCGATATCGATGCAGGAATTCGAACTAAAACGTGTAGTCGATGAACTAAAAAACCCTGACGCCGATCGGCATGTTTACATTCGCTCAATCATCTTTATTATAGCTCTTTCTTTCCACGGAATTTTCGAGGGAATGACCCTCGGATTGCAAAGTTTACAAAGCAATGTATGGACCCTATGTTTCGCTATTGCAGTGCACAGGTGTGTCCTGGCATTCGGCATGGGATACCAGCTGACCAAAGAGAACGAAGGACAAGGTATGGCATGTTTCTGTGTTGGTTGTTTTACTCTCATTCTTGGAATTGGTATAATCACAGGAATTTCTATATCATCAAGCACAAAACTGTACAGCCACGTCAACGTGCCCGATGCCATTCTGCAAAGTGTGGCGACTGGGACAATTTTTTACATCATATTCTTTGATATACTTTTTAAAGACTTACAGGGCCACGACGACTTGAGAAGAATATCGTGCACGTTTGTCGGGTTTTGTATGATGGCTGTCATATTTGCCATATCTCGGTCATGA